A window of Microcystis aeruginosa FD4 contains these coding sequences:
- a CDS encoding amino acid ABC transporter substrate-binding protein, whose protein sequence is MLKWRFCALSLFLLLITACGTENQPNSSSNTASSPDAGRLQTVKNRGKLICGINGEVPGFSFVNEKGEYSGLDVQICRAIAAALFDDPSKVEYRKLSPQERFTAVQTGEVDILSRNTTWTINRDTALGMEFITPVFYDGQGIMATKASNIKKLEDLSGKSICVLSGTTTEQNLADAMAKAAVQGYKPIVSDDVEALYTAYQAGRCQAVTSDRSQLVARRSVFPRPPDHQVLEVVISKEPLAPAVADGDPAWSNAVRSIVFSLIQGEEFGINSQNIATFADSKDPSIRRFLGIDEKLGEDMGLPNDFAQRVLKQVGNYGEIYEREIGKPLQLDRGLNNLWTKGGLLYSPPFR, encoded by the coding sequence ATGCTAAAGTGGCGTTTTTGTGCATTGTCCCTGTTTTTACTGCTAATTACTGCCTGTGGGACGGAAAATCAACCTAATTCTAGTTCTAACACCGCAAGTAGTCCCGATGCTGGCCGCTTGCAAACGGTGAAAAATCGCGGTAAGTTAATTTGTGGCATTAACGGAGAAGTGCCGGGGTTTAGCTTTGTTAATGAAAAAGGCGAATATTCGGGCTTAGATGTGCAAATTTGCCGAGCTATTGCGGCCGCTCTCTTTGATGATCCCTCCAAAGTCGAATATCGTAAACTTAGCCCCCAAGAGAGATTTACTGCCGTACAGACGGGAGAAGTGGATATTCTCAGTCGTAACACCACCTGGACGATTAACCGGGATACCGCCCTGGGGATGGAGTTTATCACCCCGGTTTTCTATGATGGTCAAGGAATTATGGCCACGAAAGCCAGTAATATTAAGAAATTAGAAGATTTAAGCGGAAAGTCCATTTGTGTGCTATCGGGAACCACCACGGAACAAAATCTGGCCGATGCCATGGCAAAAGCGGCAGTTCAAGGTTATAAACCGATCGTTTCCGATGATGTGGAGGCCTTATATACAGCTTATCAGGCGGGGCGCTGTCAGGCTGTCACCTCCGATCGCTCCCAATTGGTGGCCCGGCGCTCGGTTTTTCCCCGACCGCCGGATCATCAAGTATTAGAAGTGGTAATATCTAAGGAACCCTTGGCCCCGGCCGTGGCCGATGGTGATCCCGCTTGGTCGAATGCTGTCCGCTCGATCGTTTTTAGTTTAATTCAAGGGGAAGAATTTGGGATTAACTCCCAAAATATTGCCACTTTTGCCGATAGCAAAGACCCCAGTATTCGGCGCTTTTTGGGTATTGATGAGAAGTTAGGTGAAGATATGGGTTTACCCAATGATTTTGCCCAAAGAGTCTTAAAACAGGTGGGTAATTACGGGGAAATTTATGAGCGCGAAATCGGTAAACCCCTGCAACTCGATCGAGGTTTAAATAATCTTTGGACAAAGGGGGGTTTATTGTATTCTCCTCCTTTTCGTTAA
- a CDS encoding TIGR00297 family protein gives MLTNPWLVAVLLNTVLLGIAAIAPKKLLTRMGYLHAWVLGVIVWGSLGWRGYLIVLFYFLVGSTVTRIGLARKEAEGIAEKRAGVRGPENVWGSALAGAICAILSLFAAPPWDYLLILAYVASFSTKLADTTASEVGKAYGKTTYLITNFKSVPRGTEGAVSLEGTLAGLLAATAISLLAWAIGAIDLIGVLWCVIAAFIATNIESLIGATLQTRFLWLTNELVNVINTVIGAIVAILLSLLWSFR, from the coding sequence ATGTTAACTAATCCTTGGCTCGTCGCTGTTCTTCTCAATACCGTCCTCCTCGGAATCGCTGCAATTGCCCCAAAAAAGCTCTTAACTCGGATGGGTTATCTCCATGCTTGGGTTTTAGGGGTAATTGTCTGGGGAAGCTTAGGATGGCGCGGTTATCTAATTGTTTTATTCTATTTCCTCGTCGGTTCTACTGTCACCCGCATCGGTTTAGCGCGCAAGGAAGCGGAGGGAATTGCCGAAAAAAGAGCGGGGGTACGCGGTCCTGAAAATGTCTGGGGTTCCGCTTTAGCGGGGGCAATTTGCGCTATCCTCAGTCTTTTTGCCGCTCCTCCCTGGGATTACCTCTTAATACTCGCTTATGTGGCTAGTTTTAGCACTAAATTAGCCGATACTACTGCCAGTGAGGTGGGTAAAGCTTACGGTAAAACTACCTATCTAATCACTAATTTTAAATCCGTCCCCCGGGGAACAGAAGGTGCTGTTAGTTTGGAAGGAACGCTCGCCGGTTTGCTGGCAGCCACGGCGATTTCCCTGTTAGCATGGGCTATCGGTGCGATCGATCTTATCGGTGTGTTATGGTGTGTAATTGCGGCATTTATCGCCACCAATATCGAAAGTCTCATCGGCGCTACCCTACAAACTCGCTTTCTGTGGTTAACTAATGAATTGGTCAATGTGATCAATACGGTTATCGGTGCGATCGTGGCTATACTGTTAAGCTTGCTCTGGTCTTTCCGCTAA